One part of the Arabidopsis thaliana chromosome 4, partial sequence genome encodes these proteins:
- a CDS encoding myosin heavy chain-like protein (FUNCTIONS IN: molecular_function unknown; INVOLVED IN: biological_process unknown; LOCATED IN: cellular_component unknown; BEST Arabidopsis thaliana protein match is: myosin heavy chain-related (TAIR:AT5G32590.1); Has 116 Blast hits to 99 proteins in 15 species: Archae - 0; Bacteria - 2; Metazoa - 5; Fungi - 13; Plants - 91; Viruses - 0; Other Eukaryotes - 5 (source: NCBI BLink).) has product MPEPTESAEDHRPRFFCVYEIYFKGCGLTFPLPEALVRYLEALEIALPQLTPNLLRTILGIISITAEARFVIGVHELKELLNMRSSSKRTGKPLLQSETFPMCSHRSAFIAPTLLTTEFVEFFKIVIEGETLWNSFTLDRLIEANCKLRMSPPRQFHQLPPPPPLPQRTSVRAVASRCKTLSKPMVEACEANKSFLMSAVDKKEYSRTLLVDDDSAEGARSAGAFKPTPHRESRSSRSPRRDRSPRRDSPRPSSRDRRGKLKARIDRSPKSSSPPRSMGSPPSLVIISPFSRPGAMETKGNVFRCFKNRKDTILPTFDRWRPAIRERFLLLAHYSSRARREVKGRGMELIQGDILFIQTEKTRTELESDIKEYESNLLLLDQTHDEDFSLYSHFSDSKCLPTEPEMVAMPVKTPEPTPILPEVPLVVNSETVIIANDEDISGFELETSTKQPPIGETTGLESAAAETVHPEPTVAEFETPGDSTKELPPFVLSTPTARCSCPTTALSQPAFSSLTLLSISHRRTKKRHKTSWTRNFDCVAKIPTMLRMYLRAQGQVPGPVNTPVKVIPCESEDDDEEEPNNSWKRVKNYFEAEVKNEASTSNPELAIKEP; this is encoded by the exons ATGCCCGAACCCACAGAATCCGCGGAAGACCACCGTCCTAGAttcttttgtgtttatgaaatttattttaaggGTTGCGGACTGACCTTCCCGCTTCCTGAAGCTTTGGTTCGTTACCTTGAAGCTCTCGAGATTGCCTTACCCCAGCTGACCCCCAATCTTCTCCGAACTATCCTGGGAATCATAAGTATCACGGCGGAGGCCAGATTTGTCATCGGGGTTCATGAATTGAAAGAGCTCCTCAACATGAGAAGCTCATCAAAGAGAACCGG AAAACCCCTGCTTCAATCGGAAACCTTTCCGATGTGCTCCCATCGAAGTG CTTTCATTGCTCCGACTCTCTTGACTACGGAATTCGTCGAATTCTTCAAGATTGTTATCGAAGGGGAGACCCTTTGGAACTCATTCACTCTCGACCGTTTAATAGAGGCTAATTGTAAGCTCAGAATGAGTCCACCCAGACAGTTTCACCAACTtccaccgcctcctcctctACCTCAACGAACTTCAGTCAGGGCTGTTGCTTCCCGGTGCAAGACATTGTCCAAACCGATGGTGGAAGCCTGTGAGGCGAACAAGTCGTTTCTTATGTCTGCTGTCGACAAGAAAGAGTACAGCAGAACTTTACTAGTGGATGACGACAGCGCTGAAGGGGCGAGATCTGCCGGTGCTTTCAAACCTACACCTCACCGTGAAAGTCGTAGCAGTCGCTCACCTCGAAGAGATCGTTCTCCTCGCCGTGACTCTCCTCGACCCTCTTCCCGGGATAG GAGGGGCAAATTGAAAGCTCGGATTGATCGTTCCCCTAAATCATCTTCCCCACCACGCTCGATGGGTTCCCCTCCTTCTCTTGTTATCATATCTCCTTTCTCTCGACCTGGAG CGATGGAAACAAAGGGAAATGTCTTCCGATGCTTCAAGAATCGGAAAGATACGATCCTGCCAACCTTTGACAGGTGGCGTCCTGCAATTCGCGAGCGCTTTTTACTCCTCGCGCATTATTCATCTCGG GCCAGAAGAGAGGTGAAAGGTCGTGGGATGGAATTGATTCAAGGGGATATCCTTTTCATTCAGACCGAGAAAACTAGGACGGAGCTGGAATCAGACATCAAAGAGTATGAAAGCAACTTACTCCTTCTAGATCAAACTCACGATGAGGACTTCTCC TTGTACTCGCATTTTTCTGATTCAAAATGTTTGCCCACTGAACCCGAGATGGTTGCCATGCCGGTGAAAACTCCCGAGCCTACTCCCATCTTGCCTGAAGTCCCTTTGGTGGTAAATAGCGAAACGGTGATCATCGCGAATGATGAGGACATTTCCGGGTTTGAACTGGAGACCTCTACTAAGCAACCCCCTATTGGTGAAACGACTGGGCTAGAGTCAGCAGCCGCTGAGACGGTCCACCCTGAACCGACTGTCGCCGAGTTTGAGACGCCTGGTGATTC AACGAAGGAGCTTCCACCGTTTGTCCTCTCGACTCCGACAGCCCGTTGTTCCTGTCCGACGACGGCTTTGAGCCAGCCGGCGTTCTCTTCCCTCACGCTGCTTTCCATTTCCCATCGGAGGACGAAAAAGAGGCATAAGACTTCATGGACAAG GAACTTTGACTGCGTGGCTAAGATCCCGACCATGCTCCGGATGTATCTCCGTGCGCAGGGTCAAGTTCCCGGTCCCGTGAACACTCCTGTCAAGGTGATCCCATGCGAGAGCGAAGACGACGACGAGGAAGAGCCCAACAACTCCTGGAAGCGGGTAAAAAATTACTTCGAGGCGGAAGTCAAGAATGAGGCATCGACTTCGAACCCTGAACTGGCGATAAAGGAGCCTTAA